The genomic DNA ATGACTCAGAAGCAAGCCGAAGCGGCTTCAGGCGTCAAGCAATCCAACATCTCGAAGATAGAACGCGGCGACACCGGCCGCTCGATGGCCCTGCTGGCACTGGCACGCGCCTACCGCGTCGACCCCAACTGGCTCGACACCGGCGACGGCCCCGCACCCTGGGACGTACCCCAGCCACGCACCGCGCGCGACAATGCCAGCGAACCTCCGGGCGCCTACCGGGTCACGCGCACGCCGCCGTCGGGCCCGTCCTTCAATCCCGGCACGCCCGGCACCGTTCCCCTCATCGCGTGGACGCAGGTCACTTCATGGAGGGGCGCCGCGCAAGGAGCGATCCAGGCCGAGCGGTGGCTTCCCTGCGTTGCGCATCACAGCCCCGGCAACACCTACGCACTGCGCGTGCGCGGCGACAGCATGACCGCACCCAGCGGCCACCTGAAGAGCTATCCCGCGGAGTCGATCATCTTCGTCGACACGCAGCGAACGACGCCCGAGGACGGCGAACGCATCATCGCGAGGCTCGATGCAGGCAACGAAGTCACCTTCAAGGTCTTCAAGCAGGAAGACGGCCGCCGCTGGCTGCTGCCGCTGAATCCGAAGCACGAGCCGATCCGCACCGCGTTCACAGTGCTCGGCACCGTCGTGGGCAAGTGGGAAGACGAGGATTGAGCCTCGCATCGTGCGCGAGCGCGAAGCGCGCGCCAGAGGTCAGGTTGCGTGCAGGTTCGAAGAACATAGTGAAGGCTCTCCTGTGGCCTGCATTCTCCGATCCTCCCTCCTCCAGCAGGCCATCTTCCAGCCCGCCCTCGCGCGGGCTGTTTTTTGCCGGCGGCACAAGCCACGGGCAATAAAAAAAGCCGCTCGGTGGAGCGGCTTCTTGTATGGGTCTGGTAGGACGTACTGGATTCGAACCAGTGACCAACGGATTAAAAGTCCGCTGCTCTACCAACTGAGCTAACGTCCCGGAACCAATTTCTTCTTTTTCGTTTTCTCTTTGCCGGTTGAATCCGGCAAAGCCAAAGATTATAGCGTGGCGTTGCTCGCAATCCTGTCGAGAACCCAACCTGCTGCACATTGGCCGAAAGTCGCGGTCACGCTCACCACCGAGCCGTAGCCATGGCAGTTGAGCGAACCATCGCCTTCTTCGATGGCGCAGGAGGCATCGGGCGGTGCGACGCTCTCGCGGCTGAAGACGCAGGCCACGCCGATCTTGCGGCCCTCGCGCGGGGCGCCATGCTCCTTGCGAAGGCGCTGGCGAAGTTGGGCCAGCAGCGGGTCGTGCGTGACGAGCGCGAGATCGTCGATGTCGACCTTGTGCGCCTGCCGCTTGCCGCCGGCCGCGCCCACGGTCACGAAGGCGGTGCGCGACGCGCGCGCCCATGCGGCCATCGCGAGCTTGGCCTTGACCTGGTCGCACGCGTCGATGACGGCCGTCGCGGGCCCGTTGGCAGCCTGCGCCGCATCGAGCAATGCCGTCCAGTTGCCGGGCTCGACGAATTCATCGAGCGCGAGCACCTGGCAGCCGGGGTTGATCTGCGCGATGCGATCGCGCATGGCCTCGACCTTGGCCTGCCCCACGGTTGCATCGAGCGCGTGGATCTGCCGGTTGATGTTCGACTCCGAGACGTGATCGAGATCGACCAGCGTGAGCCGCCCCACGCCACTGCGTGCCAGCGCCTCGACTGCCCACGAGCCCACGCCGCCGATGCCGGCGACGAGCACGTGGGCGTTGCGGATGCACGCGGCACCGGCCACGCCGTACAGGCGTTCGAGGCCGCCGAAGCGGCGCGCGAAGTCGGGCGCCGCGGTGTCGGTCACGACATTCGCGGCGGCGGTCGCTGCTTCAGGAAGGGCGGTTGCTGAACTCAA from Variovorax sp. V93 includes the following:
- a CDS encoding ThiF family adenylyltransferase; amino-acid sequence: MTDTAAPDFARRFGGLERLYGVAGAACIRNAHVLVAGIGGVGSWAVEALARSGVGRLTLVDLDHVSESNINRQIHALDATVGQAKVEAMRDRIAQINPGCQVLALDEFVEPGNWTALLDAAQAANGPATAVIDACDQVKAKLAMAAWARASRTAFVTVGAAGGKRQAHKVDIDDLALVTHDPLLAQLRQRLRKEHGAPREGRKIGVACVFSRESVAPPDASCAIEEGDGSLNCHGYGSVVSVTATFGQCAAGWVLDRIASNATL
- a CDS encoding helix-turn-helix domain-containing protein; the protein is MTQKQAEAASGVKQSNISKIERGDTGRSMALLALARAYRVDPNWLDTGDGPAPWDVPQPRTARDNASEPPGAYRVTRTPPSGPSFNPGTPGTVPLIAWTQVTSWRGAAQGAIQAERWLPCVAHHSPGNTYALRVRGDSMTAPSGHLKSYPAESIIFVDTQRTTPEDGERIIARLDAGNEVTFKVFKQEDGRRWLLPLNPKHEPIRTAFTVLGTVVGKWEDED